A section of the bacterium SCSIO 12696 genome encodes:
- a CDS encoding N-acetylmuramoyl-L-alanine amidase — MLKKRITVQFIFLVLLLCSVASVASTLDGVRVWRSPDNTRLVFDLSAAVEHRIFTLENPSRLVIDIENATSKARFDKLPLANTPVSAIRSAAKKGGDLRVVLDLGSVVSPRSFTLKPNKQYGHRLVIDLYDKAKAAKTVKTVSDAVKNKERDIVIAIDAGHGGEDPGALGKRGIHEKHVALAISKQLERIVDRTPGFRGELVRTGDYYIPLKKRRDIAHRMRADLLVSVHANSFTSPKPRGASVYVLSTKGATSEMARYLARKENSSDLIGGVENVSLKDKDDDLARVLLDLSMDATLNSSLDVASEVLKGMGRISKLHQKNTEQANFVVLRSPDMPSILVETGFISNPSDRKLLVQSSYQKKMAGAIFTGIESYFHKRPLEGTWLAANRNKVERTYVIGRGDTLSEIAQRHKVSVKRLMSYNGLKNSRIRMGQRLKIPAS, encoded by the coding sequence TTGCTAAAAAAACGCATTACAGTTCAATTTATTTTTCTTGTGCTATTGCTGTGTTCGGTAGCCTCTGTCGCCTCCACTTTGGACGGCGTGCGGGTGTGGCGCTCGCCGGACAACACTCGCCTGGTATTTGATCTCAGTGCCGCGGTAGAACACCGCATCTTTACCCTGGAAAACCCCAGTCGTCTGGTTATCGACATCGAGAACGCCACTTCAAAGGCACGCTTTGATAAATTGCCATTGGCCAATACCCCTGTATCTGCCATTCGCAGTGCTGCTAAAAAAGGGGGGGATTTACGGGTGGTGCTGGATTTGGGCAGTGTGGTATCGCCGCGCAGCTTTACCCTCAAACCCAATAAGCAGTATGGCCACCGCTTGGTGATTGACCTGTACGACAAAGCCAAAGCGGCAAAAACGGTTAAAACGGTTTCTGATGCGGTTAAAAACAAAGAGCGGGATATCGTCATTGCCATCGATGCCGGGCATGGCGGAGAAGATCCAGGTGCACTGGGTAAACGGGGTATTCATGAAAAACATGTGGCCCTGGCGATCTCCAAACAATTGGAACGTATTGTCGACCGCACTCCCGGTTTTCGCGGCGAGTTGGTGCGCACCGGGGATTACTACATCCCCCTGAAAAAGCGCCGTGATATTGCTCACCGCATGCGCGCCGATCTGCTCGTCTCTGTTCACGCCAACTCGTTTACCTCGCCGAAACCAAGAGGAGCGTCGGTGTATGTGTTATCCACCAAAGGCGCCACCAGTGAGATGGCCCGCTATCTGGCCCGCAAGGAAAACAGCTCCGACCTTATCGGTGGTGTGGAAAACGTCAGTCTGAAAGACAAGGATGATGATCTGGCACGGGTGTTGTTGGATCTTTCGATGGATGCCACCTTAAACAGCAGCTTGGATGTGGCTTCGGAAGTACTAAAAGGCATGGGACGTATTTCCAAACTGCATCAGAAAAATACCGAACAGGCTAACTTTGTGGTGTTGCGCTCCCCGGATATGCCTTCCATTTTGGTAGAGACCGGTTTTATCTCCAACCCCAGTGACCGCAAGCTACTGGTACAGAGCAGCTATCAGAAGAAAATGGCGGGTGCGATTTTTACCGGTATTGAAAGTTACTTCCACAAGCGCCCATTGGAAGGCACCTGGCTGGCGGCCAACCGCAACAAAGTGGAGCGCACTTACGTCATTGGTCGCGGAGATACCCTGTCGGAAATCGCTCAACGCCATAAAGTCAGTGTCAAGCGGCTTATGAGTTACAACGGCTTGAAAAACAGTCGCATTCGCATGGGCCAGCGCCTTAAAATACCCGCATCTTGA
- the queG gene encoding tRNA epoxyqueuosine(34) reductase QueG, protein MTSILTVDLTALADQIKIWGRELGFQQIAITDIDLQQAEQRLKEWLNKGYQGDMNWMEEHGDKRYRPEKLHPGTLRVISARMNYLPANSNMISTLKQPDTAYISRYALGRDYHKLIRKRLAQLAQKISDAVPGSIEQRPFVDSAPVMEKALAEKAGLGWVGKNTLVLNSEAGSWFFLGEIFTSLPLPTDQSTEQDRCGKCKACMTVCPTNAFPKPYVLDARRCISYLTIELKGSIPEEFREPMGNRVFGCDDCQAMCPWNRFAKASQELDFLPRHKLDSTRLVDLFNWTETEFLERTAGSPIRRIGYQRWLRNLAVGLGNAPYSDDIISTLEARREKVSEMVWEHIEWALEKQRSAHSVLKKTSR, encoded by the coding sequence ATGACATCTATTCTCACTGTTGATCTCACGGCCCTGGCTGACCAAATAAAAATTTGGGGCAGAGAACTGGGCTTTCAACAAATCGCCATTACCGATATCGACCTGCAGCAGGCAGAGCAACGTCTGAAAGAATGGCTCAATAAGGGCTATCAAGGCGACATGAACTGGATGGAGGAGCACGGCGACAAACGCTACCGCCCTGAAAAGCTTCACCCGGGGACTCTACGTGTTATCTCCGCGCGGATGAACTATCTACCTGCGAACAGCAATATGATCAGCACGCTTAAGCAACCGGATACCGCTTATATTTCCCGTTACGCTCTGGGTCGCGATTATCACAAATTGATTCGCAAACGCCTGGCGCAGCTGGCGCAAAAAATTTCCGATGCGGTACCGGGTTCCATAGAGCAACGCCCCTTTGTAGACAGCGCACCGGTCATGGAAAAGGCCCTGGCGGAAAAAGCCGGTTTGGGCTGGGTGGGTAAAAACACTCTGGTACTCAACAGTGAAGCAGGCTCCTGGTTTTTTCTCGGAGAAATATTTACCAGCCTGCCTTTGCCCACAGATCAATCCACAGAACAAGATCGCTGTGGTAAATGCAAAGCCTGCATGACCGTGTGCCCCACCAATGCCTTCCCCAAACCTTACGTACTGGATGCACGGCGTTGCATTTCTTATCTCACCATCGAACTTAAGGGCTCCATCCCTGAAGAGTTTCGCGAACCGATGGGTAACCGGGTATTTGGCTGTGACGATTGCCAGGCCATGTGCCCCTGGAACCGTTTTGCCAAAGCCAGCCAGGAGCTGGATTTTCTGCCACGTCACAAGCTGGACAGCACGCGGCTGGTGGATTTGTTTAACTGGACAGAAACCGAATTTCTGGAGCGCACCGCCGGTTCACCCATTCGCCGCATTGGTTACCAACGCTGGCTACGCAATTTGGCAGTAGGGCTTGGCAATGCGCCCTATTCCGATGACATCATTAGCACCCTTGAAGCCAGGCGAGAGAAAGTGTCAGAAATGGTTTGGGAGCATATTGAGTGGGCACTGGAAAAACAGCGATCAGCTCACTCTGTTTTGAAAAAAACCTCCCGGTAA
- the hfq gene encoding RNA chaperone Hfq encodes MSKGHNLQDPFLNVLRKERIPVSIFLVNGIKLQGQIESFDQFVVLLKNTVSQMVYKHAISTVVPARPVRLPLGAPTQGQQGGEYSQGQPGTDFND; translated from the coding sequence ATGTCAAAGGGGCACAACTTACAAGACCCTTTCCTGAATGTCTTACGGAAAGAGCGCATCCCGGTTTCAATATTTCTGGTCAACGGCATCAAATTGCAGGGGCAGATTGAGTCCTTTGACCAATTTGTGGTTCTACTGAAAAACACCGTCAGCCAAATGGTGTACAAGCACGCTATTTCCACCGTGGTGCCGGCGCGCCCGGTTCGTCTGCCTCTGGGTGCTCCCACCCAAGGCCAGCAGGGTGGCGAATACAGCCAGGGTCAACCTGGTACTGACTTTAACGACTGA
- the hflK gene encoding FtsH protease activity modulator HflK yields MAWNEPGGGRDRDPWGGKNGGDGPPDLDEALQKLKERFGGLFGGSGGNSNGKGVSGGLIGLALVVVVAIMALSGIYQVDEKERGVVLRFGKYHDTVGPGLHWRPVFIDTVNKVNVTKVQEHVATGLMLTKDENIVSLPVTVQFTVPDAKAYIINVRDPIASLKHATDSAIRHVVGSTLASDVLSEGREKLSGEIKNRLQNYLDIYQTGVQISKVNIGKGEPPVPVKPAFDDVNASRKDRDRYIEEAESYRNGVVPVARGEAQRMIQAATAYRDRVIAEAEGESQRFEKLLVEYQKAPEVTRQRLYLDTVQDVMQNVSKVMVDVEGGNNMLYLPLDQIAKSQPKTSTKQSINNVLDETQIRNIVEDQLRDMLRDSNTSRGNRR; encoded by the coding sequence ATGGCCTGGAATGAACCCGGTGGCGGCCGTGACCGCGATCCTTGGGGTGGCAAAAACGGTGGCGATGGGCCGCCGGATCTGGATGAGGCACTGCAAAAACTGAAAGAGCGCTTTGGCGGGCTGTTTGGTGGTTCTGGTGGCAACAGTAACGGCAAAGGTGTCAGCGGTGGTTTGATCGGCTTGGCTCTCGTTGTTGTTGTGGCGATTATGGCCCTGTCTGGGATCTATCAGGTGGATGAAAAAGAGCGTGGTGTGGTGCTGAGGTTTGGCAAATACCACGACACAGTTGGCCCGGGTTTGCATTGGCGGCCGGTGTTTATTGACACTGTTAATAAGGTGAATGTAACCAAAGTACAAGAGCACGTTGCTACTGGCCTTATGCTGACCAAAGACGAAAATATCGTCAGCTTGCCTGTAACCGTTCAATTCACCGTTCCCGATGCAAAGGCGTACATTATTAATGTGCGCGATCCGATCGCAAGCCTCAAGCACGCAACTGACAGTGCAATTCGTCATGTGGTGGGCAGTACCCTGGCCAGTGATGTATTGTCTGAAGGCCGTGAAAAGCTGTCTGGTGAAATCAAGAATCGCCTACAGAACTACCTGGATATTTACCAAACCGGTGTCCAGATTTCCAAAGTGAATATTGGTAAAGGTGAACCACCGGTTCCGGTGAAGCCGGCATTTGACGATGTGAACGCATCTCGCAAAGACAGAGATCGTTACATTGAAGAAGCGGAATCTTACAGAAACGGTGTTGTGCCTGTGGCCCGTGGTGAAGCTCAGAGAATGATACAAGCAGCTACGGCCTACCGTGACCGAGTGATTGCCGAAGCAGAAGGTGAATCCCAGCGTTTTGAGAAACTCTTGGTGGAGTACCAAAAAGCACCTGAAGTGACCCGACAGCGTTTGTACCTGGACACAGTGCAAGATGTTATGCAAAACGTTTCTAAAGTGATGGTGGATGTCGAAGGCGGCAACAACATGTTGTATCTGCCGCTGGATCAGATTGCCAAGAGCCAGCCAAAAACCTCTACCAAGCAATCGATAAATAACGTGTTGGATGAAACCCAGATACGCAACATCGTTGAAGATCAACTTCGTGACATGCTGCGCGATAGCAATACAAGCAGAGGTAACAGACGATGA
- the miaA gene encoding tRNA (adenosine(37)-N6)-dimethylallyltransferase MiaA yields the protein MGPTASGKTDLAVALCDHLPVELISVDSALVYRQMDVVSAKPDAETLAKAPHRLIDIRDPADSYSVGDFARDARREMDAISAVGRIPLLVGGTMLYFRALLEGLAELPPSDPAVRADIDAQAAELGWPAMHERLAQLDPQSAERIHPNHSQRIHRALEVCLTTGKPFSQLLSQQGSSSVQPVTDSYQVTQMAIAPRDRAVLHQRIENRFATMMADGGLDEVRQLFARGDLHPDLPAMRAVGYRQAWQHLCGELNYDQMVTKAVVATRQLAKRQLTWLRGWQDVNWVYTDTPQGVSLSSEEILQNALKILRNSPIYNSSG from the coding sequence ATGGGCCCCACTGCCTCGGGCAAAACCGATTTGGCCGTGGCACTGTGCGATCATTTGCCGGTAGAGTTGATCAGTGTTGATTCTGCGCTGGTGTACAGGCAAATGGATGTGGTCAGTGCTAAACCCGATGCAGAGACTTTGGCGAAAGCTCCACACCGTTTAATTGATATACGGGATCCGGCTGACAGCTACTCAGTGGGTGATTTCGCCCGCGATGCCCGTCGGGAAATGGATGCCATCAGCGCTGTTGGCAGAATTCCATTGCTGGTGGGGGGCACCATGCTTTACTTTCGCGCATTGTTGGAGGGTTTGGCTGAGTTGCCGCCATCGGATCCAGCAGTGCGTGCGGATATTGACGCCCAGGCCGCAGAACTGGGCTGGCCTGCCATGCACGAGCGCCTGGCGCAGCTCGACCCACAGTCCGCCGAGCGCATTCACCCCAATCACTCTCAACGTATCCACCGTGCCCTGGAAGTGTGCTTAACCACCGGTAAACCCTTTTCGCAACTGTTGTCTCAACAGGGCAGCAGTTCCGTGCAGCCGGTTACCGATAGCTATCAGGTTACCCAGATGGCCATTGCTCCAAGGGATCGAGCGGTGTTGCATCAGCGTATAGAAAACCGCTTTGCCACCATGATGGCCGATGGTGGCCTGGATGAAGTCAGGCAATTGTTTGCAAGGGGTGATTTGCATCCGGATCTGCCGGCGATGCGTGCGGTGGGCTACCGCCAGGCCTGGCAGCACTTGTGCGGGGAATTAAACTACGACCAGATGGTCACAAAGGCAGTGGTGGCCACCCGTCAACTGGCAAAACGCCAGCTCACTTGGCTTCGCGGTTGGCAGGATGTGAACTGGGTGTATACGGATACCCCACAGGGAGTGTCGCTAAGTTCTGAGGAAATCCTGCAAAATGCCTTGAAAATTCTGCGAAATAGCCCCATATACAACAGCAGTGGCTAG
- the hflX gene encoding GTPase HflX, translating into MFFDRPESGELAILVHLDLHSENEPEDPREFEELVLSAGGDPVDFVMGQRQSPHPKYFVGTGKLDELAGLVRHHDAQLLIFNHNLSPSQERNLEHHLKCRVLDRTGLILDIFAQRARTHEGKLQVELAQLQHMSTRLVRGWTHLERQKGGIGLRGPGETQLETDRRLLRERIKSIQKRLYKVRKQRDQGRRSRRRAEIPTVSLVGYTNAGKSTLFNTLTTSEVYAADQLFATLDPTMRRLELPETGPVILTDTVGFISHLPHKLVEAFRATLEEAANASLLLHVVDAADEERHRNIQRVGEVLEDIDAHELPSLLVYNKIDLLEEGRPRIDRDSRGMPVAVWLSAQNGLGLDLLQDAIRERVGARMTHGVYLLEPQQSRLRARFYQNNAVVQEQTLDNGDVKLEVRMPESDLLRLLKSEHLKLGDLVELPGLDDLAQSA; encoded by the coding sequence TTGTTCTTTGATCGTCCGGAATCTGGTGAATTGGCCATACTGGTTCACCTGGATTTACACAGTGAAAATGAGCCGGAAGATCCCCGCGAATTTGAAGAACTGGTGTTATCTGCAGGTGGTGACCCTGTCGATTTTGTGATGGGGCAACGCCAGAGCCCGCATCCCAAATACTTTGTTGGCACCGGCAAACTCGATGAGTTGGCCGGTTTGGTACGTCACCACGACGCCCAACTATTGATTTTTAATCACAACCTTTCTCCCAGCCAAGAACGCAACCTGGAGCATCATCTTAAGTGCAGAGTGCTGGATCGCACGGGCCTGATTCTGGACATTTTTGCTCAGCGAGCCCGCACTCATGAGGGCAAGCTACAGGTGGAGTTGGCCCAGTTACAGCATATGTCCACTCGCTTGGTGCGAGGTTGGACTCACCTCGAACGCCAGAAGGGTGGCATTGGCTTGCGTGGCCCAGGTGAAACCCAGTTGGAGACAGACCGCCGCTTGCTACGAGAGCGCATCAAATCCATTCAAAAGCGCCTTTATAAAGTGCGCAAACAGCGGGATCAGGGGCGTCGCTCCCGGCGCCGGGCGGAAATTCCTACGGTTTCTCTGGTGGGCTACACCAACGCGGGTAAGTCCACCTTGTTCAATACCTTGACCACTTCCGAGGTGTACGCCGCCGATCAATTGTTTGCGACTCTGGACCCCACCATGCGGCGTTTGGAGTTGCCGGAAACCGGCCCAGTGATTCTTACCGACACCGTGGGTTTTATCAGCCATCTTCCCCACAAGCTGGTGGAGGCGTTTCGTGCCACCTTGGAAGAAGCGGCCAATGCGTCGTTGTTGCTCCATGTGGTGGATGCCGCTGATGAAGAGCGCCATCGCAATATTCAGCGGGTCGGTGAGGTGCTGGAAGATATTGATGCCCACGAGCTGCCCAGTTTGTTGGTGTACAACAAGATCGACCTGCTGGAAGAGGGCAGGCCGCGCATTGACCGCGATTCCCGTGGTATGCCAGTGGCGGTTTGGCTGTCGGCACAAAATGGCCTCGGCCTGGATTTACTGCAGGATGCCATTCGCGAACGAGTGGGCGCCCGCATGACTCATGGGGTTTATTTACTGGAGCCGCAACAAAGCCGCCTGCGAGCACGCTTTTATCAAAACAATGCCGTGGTTCAGGAGCAAACTCTGGACAATGGCGATGTCAAGCTGGAAGTGCGTATGCCGGAGTCGGATCTTCTGCGTTTGCTGAAAAGTGAGCACCTGAAACTCGGGGATCTGGTGGAGTTGCCGGGGCTTGATGATTTGGCTCAAAGTGCTTGA
- a CDS encoding NAD(P)H-hydrate dehydratase, giving the protein MENLGFAQSLYTPAQVRELDRLAIEEYGIPGFDLMYRAGTAAFELLLECWPNPPHLHIFCGSGNNAGDGYIIASLAAEQGLSVQVVYLSDPQQLTGDAQLAYGHAVSAGVICNPFCPDSEYQSGVIVDALLGSGLKGTVRESYAEAIDRINASQLPVLAVDIPSGLCGETGAELGVAVQADATISFIGNKQGLFTGRGPALCGDVFFESLDVPAKVYSRQTSPSHLLNSRHLLKHLPPRRRDAHKGSFGHVLVVGGDHNMGGAALLAGEAALRCGAGLVSVATRPEHIPALLARRPELMAVGVQSGQELTQLLQKPSVLVIGPGLGRSPWSQQLLQVALASSLPLVLDADALNLLSEGPLSLTQHQSHRVITPHPGEAARLLNTTINGIEQNRFSAVQKLVNQTGSITVLKGAGTLVCDGDDTGICTAGNPGMATGGMGDVLSGVIGALVAQGLAPITAAQLGVCLHGTAADKVAEQKGERGMVASDLFDSLRELVNC; this is encoded by the coding sequence ATGGAAAACCTCGGTTTTGCGCAATCGCTTTATACCCCTGCCCAAGTACGCGAGCTGGATCGCTTGGCCATTGAAGAATACGGTATTCCAGGTTTTGATCTGATGTACCGCGCCGGTACGGCGGCATTTGAGTTGTTACTGGAGTGTTGGCCGAACCCACCGCACCTGCACATATTCTGTGGCTCCGGTAACAATGCTGGCGATGGCTACATTATTGCTTCCTTGGCTGCTGAGCAAGGATTGAGTGTTCAGGTTGTTTACCTCAGTGATCCTCAACAACTGACTGGCGATGCCCAATTGGCCTACGGCCACGCTGTGTCTGCTGGTGTGATTTGTAATCCTTTTTGCCCGGATTCGGAATATCAATCCGGAGTGATTGTTGATGCGCTGCTAGGTTCCGGTTTGAAGGGGACGGTACGGGAATCCTATGCAGAGGCGATCGACCGCATTAATGCCAGTCAGCTTCCAGTGCTGGCTGTGGATATCCCCTCTGGCCTCTGCGGAGAAACTGGGGCTGAGTTGGGCGTGGCGGTGCAAGCGGATGCCACCATCAGTTTTATTGGCAACAAGCAGGGTCTGTTTACCGGGCGTGGCCCGGCCCTGTGCGGTGATGTGTTTTTTGAATCTTTGGATGTGCCTGCAAAAGTGTATTCCCGGCAAACCTCCCCCAGTCATTTGCTGAACAGCCGCCACTTGCTCAAACATTTGCCACCTCGGCGTCGGGATGCTCACAAGGGCAGCTTTGGCCATGTTTTGGTGGTGGGTGGTGATCACAATATGGGTGGTGCTGCGCTATTGGCCGGGGAAGCGGCATTGCGCTGTGGTGCAGGTCTGGTCAGTGTGGCAACCCGGCCAGAACATATTCCTGCACTGTTGGCGAGGCGGCCAGAGCTGATGGCTGTTGGGGTTCAATCGGGCCAGGAGCTGACACAACTGTTGCAAAAGCCATCGGTATTGGTGATCGGCCCTGGCCTTGGTCGTTCTCCCTGGTCGCAGCAACTGCTGCAGGTCGCTCTGGCCAGTAGTTTGCCACTGGTGTTGGATGCAGATGCGCTGAATCTGCTATCAGAAGGTCCTTTGTCTTTGACGCAGCACCAGAGTCACCGAGTGATTACCCCACACCCGGGAGAGGCAGCGCGTTTGTTAAACACAACTATTAACGGTATCGAGCAAAATCGTTTTTCCGCGGTGCAAAAACTTGTGAACCAAACCGGGTCTATTACCGTTCTTAAAGGGGCGGGTACGTTGGTGTGCGACGGTGATGACACAGGTATCTGCACCGCCGGTAACCCCGGCATGGCCACCGGTGGAATGGGAGATGTGTTGTCTGGGGTGATCGGTGCGCTGGTGGCTCAGGGATTGGCACCAATAACCGCTGCCCAGCTTGGTGTCTGCCTGCACGGTACAGCCGCCGACAAGGTAGCGGAACAGAAGGGCGAGCGAGGAATGGTAGCCAGCGACTTGTTTGACTCATTGAGGGAGTTGGTTAATTGTTGA
- the mutL gene encoding DNA mismatch repair endonuclease MutL, whose protein sequence is MSQIHKLSPRLANQIAAGEVVERPASVIKELLENSIDAGASRVDVEVEAGGVKLMRIRDNGGGVDKEDLPLALSRHATSKIVELEDLEAVQTLGFRGEALASICSVSRLAMTSNNNEGQSGWKAVSEGREMEVNLEPAPHPQGTTVEVRDLFFNTPARRKFLRTEKTEFNRIDDVMKKLALSHFDVAFSLRHNNKTLFTMRPAENQLEQERRVAQICGPAFMEQAVYLDINRGGLRVWGWMGLPTFSRSQADMQYFFVNGRAIRDKVVTHAVRQAYQDVLYHGRHPAYVLFLELEAADVDVNVHPTKHEVRFRDSRSVHGFIYSTLNQTVAEVRPGEPLTASQEQPTPTSANPVSIADSNDGLRSTIGLGLGYRSPAPSTQQIQEQVSHYGALHQPAPVMDQPASADASQAEEIPPLGYAIAQLKGIYIVAENAEGMVLVDMHAAHERITYERMKVAYEQQGMASQPLLVPETLAVSQREADSAEQHHSVFEALGFQLQRAGPESLLVREIPALTRGADVEPLVRDVLSDLLEHGSSDRIAAHINEILGTMACHGSVRANRRLTILEMNALLRDMEHTERSGQCNHGRPTWTQMSLAELDKLFLRGR, encoded by the coding sequence ATGTCCCAGATTCACAAACTTAGTCCCCGCCTTGCCAACCAAATTGCAGCCGGTGAGGTGGTGGAGCGCCCTGCGTCTGTTATTAAAGAGTTACTGGAAAACAGCATCGACGCCGGTGCCAGCCGGGTCGATGTGGAAGTCGAGGCTGGTGGTGTCAAGTTGATGCGTATCCGCGATAACGGCGGTGGTGTGGATAAAGAGGATCTGCCCCTGGCCCTGTCCCGTCACGCCACCAGCAAAATTGTCGAGTTGGAAGATCTGGAGGCGGTGCAAACCCTGGGCTTTCGTGGCGAGGCATTGGCCAGTATCTGCTCTGTGTCGCGGCTCGCCATGACGTCCAACAACAATGAGGGCCAGTCTGGCTGGAAAGCAGTCTCTGAAGGTCGGGAAATGGAAGTCAACCTGGAGCCTGCTCCGCACCCCCAGGGTACGACTGTTGAAGTGCGCGACCTGTTTTTCAACACCCCGGCGCGGCGCAAATTTTTGCGCACTGAAAAGACCGAATTCAATCGCATTGACGATGTGATGAAAAAACTCGCTCTGAGTCACTTTGATGTAGCCTTTTCCCTGCGCCACAACAACAAAACCCTGTTTACCATGCGGCCAGCAGAAAACCAGCTGGAGCAGGAGCGGCGAGTGGCACAGATCTGCGGCCCTGCGTTTATGGAGCAGGCGGTCTACCTTGATATTAATCGCGGCGGTTTACGCGTGTGGGGGTGGATGGGCTTGCCTACCTTTTCTCGCAGCCAGGCGGACATGCAGTACTTCTTTGTCAATGGCCGTGCCATTCGCGACAAGGTAGTGACCCATGCGGTGCGTCAGGCCTATCAGGATGTGCTTTATCACGGTCGCCACCCGGCCTATGTGCTGTTTCTGGAATTGGAAGCCGCGGATGTGGACGTCAATGTTCACCCTACCAAGCACGAAGTCCGCTTTCGCGATAGCCGTTCGGTACACGGCTTTATTTACAGCACGTTGAACCAGACGGTGGCGGAAGTACGCCCTGGTGAACCCCTGACTGCCAGTCAGGAACAGCCCACTCCCACCTCTGCCAATCCGGTATCAATTGCCGATAGCAACGACGGCTTGCGCAGTACCATAGGGTTGGGTTTGGGTTATCGGTCGCCTGCACCCTCGACCCAGCAAATACAGGAGCAAGTGAGTCATTACGGAGCGCTGCACCAGCCTGCACCAGTCATGGATCAGCCAGCCAGTGCCGATGCTAGTCAGGCTGAGGAAATCCCACCTCTTGGTTACGCCATTGCCCAGCTCAAGGGTATTTATATTGTTGCGGAGAACGCCGAGGGCATGGTGCTGGTGGATATGCACGCCGCCCACGAACGTATTACCTATGAGCGCATGAAAGTTGCCTATGAGCAGCAGGGTATGGCGTCTCAACCGCTATTGGTGCCCGAAACCTTGGCAGTGAGCCAGAGGGAAGCAGACAGTGCTGAACAGCATCACAGCGTATTCGAAGCCTTGGGTTTTCAGTTACAGCGAGCGGGCCCGGAAAGCCTGTTGGTGCGGGAAATTCCTGCTCTGACCCGCGGCGCCGATGTAGAGCCACTGGTGCGGGATGTGCTATCTGACCTGTTAGAGCATGGCAGCAGTGATCGTATTGCTGCCCACATTAACGAAATTCTCGGCACTATGGCTTGTCACGGCTCAGTGCGCGCCAACCGCCGCCTGACTATTCTTGAAATGAACGCCTTGCTGCGAGATATGGAACACACTGAACGCAGCGGCCAGTGCAACCACGGCCGCCCCACCTGGACGCAGATGAGTTTAGCTGAGCTGGATAAGTTGTTTTTGCGTGGAAGGTGA
- the orn gene encoding oligoribonuclease encodes MTEDNKKDDLNLIWIDLEMTGLDPEQDVIIEIATIVTDKNLNVLAEGPVFAIHQPDEIMNGMDDWNTRQHGQSGLTERVRTSTVSTADAERQTIAFLEPYVDAGKSPICGNTIGQDRRFLVKYMPQLEGYFHYRNLDVSTIKEIARRWQPQLLDGFTKKGAHLALDDIRDSIEELKHYREVFFKTE; translated from the coding sequence ATGACTGAAGATAATAAAAAAGATGACCTCAATTTAATCTGGATTGACCTGGAAATGACCGGGCTGGATCCAGAGCAAGATGTCATTATCGAAATTGCCACCATCGTGACCGATAAAAATCTCAATGTATTGGCGGAAGGCCCGGTCTTCGCCATTCACCAGCCCGATGAAATAATGAATGGGATGGACGACTGGAATACACGCCAACACGGACAATCTGGTTTGACCGAACGAGTGCGTACCAGCACGGTTTCCACCGCTGATGCGGAGCGACAGACCATTGCGTTTCTGGAGCCATATGTGGATGCAGGTAAATCACCGATCTGCGGTAACACCATCGGTCAAGATCGCCGCTTTTTGGTGAAATACATGCCGCAATTGGAAGGCTATTTTCACTATCGCAATCTGGATGTCAGTACCATCAAAGAAATTGCCCGCCGTTGGCAGCCGCAGCTACTGGATGGTTTTACCAAAAAAGGTGCTCACCTGGCACTGGATGATATTCGCGATTCTATTGAAGAGTTGAAGCATTACCGGGAGGTTTTTTTCAAAACAGAGTGA
- the tsaE gene encoding tRNA (adenosine(37)-N6)-threonylcarbamoyltransferase complex ATPase subunit type 1 TsaE, with protein sequence MVCFGSNLGNQLQTGGVVFLEGDLGAGKTTLSRGVLSAFGHVGAVKSPTYTLVEPYQFNDKTVCHFDLYRLGDPEELEYMGIRDYFTEGNLCLVEWPVRGEGFLPEPDLRVRISVGKVGAGRRVCVQARTARGQQIINGLSPC encoded by the coding sequence ATGGTGTGCTTTGGGTCAAACCTTGGCAACCAATTGCAAACCGGTGGTGTGGTATTCCTGGAAGGGGATTTGGGCGCTGGCAAAACCACTCTGAGTCGGGGGGTGCTCTCTGCTTTTGGTCACGTTGGTGCGGTGAAAAGCCCAACTTACACACTCGTGGAACCCTATCAGTTCAACGACAAAACGGTGTGCCATTTCGATCTCTATCGCCTCGGTGACCCCGAAGAATTGGAATATATGGGCATTCGCGACTACTTTACGGAAGGCAATCTGTGCCTGGTGGAGTGGCCTGTGCGTGGCGAAGGCTTTTTGCCGGAACCGGATTTGCGAGTGCGCATCAGTGTCGGTAAAGTGGGTGCTGGCCGCCGGGTTTGTGTGCAGGCGCGCACTGCCCGAGGTCAACAAATAATAAACGGGTTGTCCCCTTGCTAA